The sequence aacagagatgaaattGTTCTTCTTAGAAGCTATCTGCAAGCTTTGGAACTACTggcaaaataaaagagaaagttaaTGGCAGTTTTAAAGCTGTCAgctaggcttttttttctgttttattgatCTCCCTGGGATTAGACGGAGGGGTTCTGGGTGAACAAACCTAGGGTGGTTttttacttgcctttttttgACCTATTTCCATGGGGAGAATTGAGTGACACTTTTTGTTGCTCTTCATCTAGACTTGCTGCCTATTCAGTTGGGGGTTTATTGTATTATTTGACTCCTGTTATTACGAATTATAACATTGCTTAGAGGTCCTTACATGCCCCTTGGTGGTACTTAAATTGCTTCTCCtaaatgtttaattaaactGCCTCATTTCTAAAGTAATAATACTGTTTAATAGTCTTAACTGCACTATACACACATCTGTCACTGAACTGTGCTCTTTTTTCACTGTCAACAGCACTCAGAGgctgtgattatttttgtttgttgcatGTTGTGTAAGCCCAGCAAAGCTTGgtttctgcacattaagacGTTAAAAGTCAAGTGTTGTTTTTCACGTGGATACACAAGTCATTTtcccagaggagaaaaatactctgcatttaaaaaaaagaagaaaacacaatacAATATGtccaattattttaaagtgcatagaaacaaagctggaaaaaatgcCTATTTGGGGTGAAGTGAGAAACTTTATTAAATTCTTGGAGGATGAAACTGATGTGGTGTTCTTTGGATATACCTGTAGCACAGCAGCCAGAAACAATCTATCTACAGAGGACCTTGTCACTACAGTGGGCAATGCAGTCAGCACACTGCCTAAACATGCTGTGCAAGTTATTCGTCATGTATGGAATGAGCACAGCAAATCGGTCAGCGTGTCAGAAGACGTAGGAAACATGGCCACAGCGGGGCAGGTAACTAACAAAACAATTGAactaaacattttcagaagtgtcaGTGCTTCATTGTGTGCATTGTAGTGTCAAGCACGTGATGGTATCTTGGCTGCCCAAAGGTCTCCTGGGTATGTGTTGCCGAAAGTCTAGCCAGACAGAAAAATCATGTACGAAGGTCATCTAAAGTCTAAACTACTTTCTAATATTATTGTTTGGACGGTAAATAAGGatttaatagctttttaaaaattgttttgtagTATTATTAAGGAAGGTAAGTCAGTATGACAATTTTACTGCTATCAATGTTATTTGAATTGTTCTTTAGAGTCAATTGCACCAGCACATCAATGTGTTATTCTTTGTCTCCCTTAAATTTGCACTCGATCTTGAAACTTTGCCAGTTTTCAACATCTCTTAAACTTCTTGAAAAAATAAGAGTGCATCTGCATTTTAAGTTTTTGGTCCTAACACCAACTGTTAAGAGTACAGAActagaagatgaaaaaaaaaagtctgaagctGGATCATAAGCTTCTAAAGGCTCACTTCACTTCTTTATTCCAGTTCTACCTAGCATAAAGGGGTAAAAATACGTGACTTGTATTTATGATGTGCTTTATCTAAAACAGTTATAAAtaccttcttttttccccattattgCTACTGTAAACTTTTTGTATACTGACTAgttttttcatattcatttgATTTAGAAGCTTTAAAGAGAACATAAAACCATGAATGATAAACAAGCCAGTTGAACTCTGGGACTTAAGCTATTACCAGAACTTCTTGAATATTAACAGTACTTTAATAAGCAAAACAGATTAAGTGAAATAAGTTATTGGGTATTTTTCAGTCCCCTTCTGCTTTTAATAGAAATGGCAGAAGACTGTTTTCAGAATAATATTTGACATGTATGTTTTCCATATAGATATGGGCTCTGAATGTCCTATATTATCTGTAAAAACATCTGTCCAACAGTATAGCAATGGTAGGCTAGATCTCTTCCTTTAATACTGTTTccaataattttcttctctacagTTTGTAGATATTAAATGGAAGCTTGGAGTTGCAATGAGCTCTGACACCTGCAGGTCTCTGAAGTATCCTTATGTTACAGTGACACTAAAAGTGGCAGACCCTTCAGGACAAATAACGgacaaaacatttgaaatgacAATCCCACAGTTCAAGGTCTGTAATCCTGTGTCATTAGATTCAGTCTCTTTGGAGCAACAGTGGCATTGTTGTGAAGAAGCAAATGTGTACTTTGCATACATGTAAATAAGCATTATGCTAGTatgatcatttaaaaatgaagtattaaatgtttaaaagactgaaaataaatatttagtttttACGTTTAATTCTACAACACTTATTCTAAAGTGTTAATTTAGCAGTAATTACTGTCACAATTTATTTTAGCTGCAAAgacaaaaggtttttttgtcCTATCCATCTGCCTTACTAGACACTGGGAGTATTCTGAATCTATGAAACTGTTCACTAGTCTCAAAATCTAAAACTTGGGTTATGCCTGGCCTTTGCTATTGATAAAGAATGGAGGTCAATCTCCCTTGTCACTGTTGGCTCTTAATTATTGTGCCTTCATCTATGAACTTGTGTAACTTggtttaatttaattatttaataaatatggCATTTCTGGTGTCATTCCCTGTTTAGAGGGCCAATGCATCATGTAGAACATTCTTCAGGCTTACAGGTGAAGAAAATGCTGGGAGTTGAATAGGAAGGAATTTGAGAAGGATATTCTGAATCCTTGGGTATTCTGCAATCTTGTATTCCATCTGGCTGAAACCTATTTTTAATTAGCTGTTAACTAATGTAAGGGATGCTGTACATGAGAAGTATGGGTTATTTCAGCTGGGATTAGAAACATTTGCATgagatttttagtttttcttctgtggtgtGACAGCTActttggtgtgtttttgtttttttgtttttccccatgtcATCCTTTCCTGTTAATAAGCAAAGGCATGCAAGTAAGTCACCAACTGTGTAGATTTAATAGTGAATGTGCCCAAATTCCAACCAACCcccaaaatgaaatgcagtaaCTTCCAGTTCAACATGCAAATTCTATCGGGAGGAAAGAGGCAAACAATGGATTAAGTGATTTTTGTCTATTGTGCTAGTTTGAACAACAGTTCAAGGTTTTTCTTTGTGCAACTGAAATTTATCTTAACTCTTCCTTTTCAGAACTTCTTCAGACAGTTCAAAGAAATGGCAGCTGTTCTTGAAACAGTTTGAACAGAATTATTTGCACTACAGTTTCTGGCAGACTTGTACCAAGTAagctttctgttctgcaaaGGAACAAGTGCCATTGTTCAGCAAGGTATGCATGCTTGTCCTTTCGGCAGGTATCAGCAGCGTTATCTTTGCATTGCTGTGAAGATTTCTTCGCTTTTGAATACTTGAAGTCAACTCTACAGCATTTGTAAAACTGGTCAGCTTTCTTAATCATCTTAAACAAAAGATCAGGATGTGTACAGAGAGAAGCGTCACTGTAGACTTTCTACTATCCAAAAGTAAGAAAGTACATTTAAGAAACAAGATGTTAAGCTCTGGAGTGCAGAAAGacatgaaaatgttaatttgacTAAGGAGATACTGAAAGAAGTGTAAATACCATGATAAGTTTTCTCTGTAGAACGGAGATGTGCTTGGAATCAATGAGATCATTAACTAAAAGTATAGAGTATATAAAATCACAACATAAGCGTACTTATTCCTGAAAAGTAGCAATGTCATGTAGTTAGTTGCAGGTATTTGCAGGCTTCTAATCTTCTTTTAACTGGAACATGTATTTGTCTTAACAGcttggttatttttaaatacttctcaCCACCCAGACTTCTGAAAACTGAGTTAATGCATAAAACCTCTCTGGAgatttaaactttattttctgaaatgaagactGGAGGCTAGTTTTAAATATAGAAAGAAAGGTTAACTtaattcaaaagcattttaatatatttttgcctTTCTATTTAATCCAGCTCTAATCTGTGTCACTCTGTTTTGATTAGCAGTTTGCCTTCTAATTAAATTAGAATATTGATGTAGTTGTCTCACTCTGTGCTCTGAACTAAAAAAAGATCGAGAGGAAACTTGAAAGCTCAGGCTGGTGTGTTAGCCAAGAAGATCAGAAAAATTAATGTACTGAAAGTCAGCAAGATTTCTGTGCTTGCTGTATTGTGTGGCAGGAATCTTCTGGATGATGTTGCTCTCTTGTTCTCATGGTGTCCTAACCAGTCAAATTTTGACTTGGGTTCTGAAGGAGAACGGGGACACTTTCAAAGGGGGGTGTCAAATCTGGTGTGCTAGAACgctctttttcatttcactttttgaGTTTTactaaacaaaacccaaactacAAATGGGGTGAAGTAAGAACACTACTGTTGCATTCCAGGACCTGATGATGTAGTAGAGCAGAAAGTCTGAAGAGAGAATTCATAATAAGCaggctgaaatttgttttaacTTCAGGATGGTAGAGACCAAGAACCAGGTCTGTTGGGGCAGATCCTCAAGTGATTTCAGGCCCCCTTAAGTGAGAATACCTACCTTTCTGATCCatataaaatttttattaactttttttagAAGCTGGCTGGAAGTCATTGATGTGAGTTTTGTCTGCCTTTGTCTCATGGAAAAATTAGACTGCAATGCATTGTGCTCAAAGCATACTGCACTCCTTTGAATATAGTAGgagtttttctctttataaGTATTATGCATAGTACATAAAAACAGTACTTGGTGTTTCTTAGAACCCAATTAAGTGAAACACtgtcatctttaaaaaataaataaaaacagtaaaaagtcTTGGCTGTTAATCTGGACAATACTTCCTCTGTGCTACTGTTGTCAGAGGTGTTTCCTTTAAGGCTGGGGGGAGCAGAATGCTGTTTTCTGGGCCCCTCTCAATGGGTTGTCACAAAAGGGTCTGAAGAAAACACTTCCCATTTGCCTTTTCCCTTGCCTTTCTGCAAGGGCTTGGGGATGAATGTGGTGCAAAAAAACCTCTGTGTGGACAAGTGAGCAGCTGATATTTTTGctactattatttttcttgatttgtAGAAGTTGGAGTGTAAGACTGATATGACTGGAAAACTGTTGAACTGTTGTGCTTTGGCCTAGTGAGTTAATTGGTTTTCATCACTGTAAGAATTCCAGAAAAAATTTTTGAAGCTGGAGCATTACAAGTACTTCAGTTCTTCATATAGCTGGAAATACTTGTGCCTTCACTGGAACTGGATGGAAAAGATTTAGTTAATCATGTCTTAAGTTCTAAAAACAGCAAATTAGTAAACCCTGGAAGGTAACGAGGAAACGTTTTGTTACCATATTTGTTTGGTCCATAGCCAGGAGAAAAAAGTTAGCAGCCTCAGAAGAGTGTAACTGTTACATTTTGTCAAGTTAAATATTCTAGAAATACTAAGGAATGTTTTTTGAGGTGTCACTGAACTCTAGCAGGTGGTAAAGCTGGCTGGAAGTTGCCTAGGTATGTGtgcagcacaaccctctgagaaTTCTTAGAGGTGTTTATGGACGTCTAGGAGATGTGATTAAAAGTTGGCTGTGTACGCAAGCTGTGAGGCTTGTCCTGATCACTGTCACTAGGAAGTCACTAGGAAGTCCTATACTGTATAATGGAAGAACTAcatactttatttaaaaaaacaatcaaaccaAAACAGTTTGCAGGGTAGCAATATTAACATGTTTAAACAAGCTGTTGAATTGTTTGATATGTGCAGAATCCAGATCTTTTCAAAGAGAATGGGGAGTTCCTTGTGTATTCCTAATTGCCCTCGTTGATTGATACAAAGTTGTATAACATGATATTTTTGTAAGTTCACAAGCAGTCATTAAACATACAGGTAACAAAGATGAAGATggtctgtgttttgttttaagcctACTGTGTGAAAGTCTCTCGTAAATACTGTAATGGGTAAAGTTCAGAATCAGACTATGCCTAAACTTCTTTCCTTACTagaatgggatgaggttcagaCAAACGCAGTCCTTCTCTGAGACAGGGTAACAAAGGGATAATGGCAGGTTGCtaggaatatttatttcaattacaGCTAGACAGAATGCTGTATagagtctggaaaagaggatgTATGATATTAATGAATCTTTGTAAGAAATTGCATGCGAGTAGTTTTCTTAAGCTTATTTAGGACACAACTATACCATTTCTCTCTTCAACATTTCTCTAGAACAgggcaagagaaaggaaaagggaagaaacgGTATTACACAGTAAACAAGGCCAAGGGAATGAATAATGAAGGAATCTCCTGACAACATCTGTATGTCTTCATTgcatggtttttattttttttgaattagcTTCAAACACACCAGTCCCCTTGCAGAATGGTACTTcgtataaaaatggaaaaaaggctCACAGAAAGAATGCATAAATGGTTCCTGTGCACTAATGGCGCATATATATTTAGCTGCATGTTTTGGCCTGGTCATGGCCAAAGGAAAAAACCACGTCCCTGTTACTTTGTTCTTGCTTCCACAGAATTGTTCTGCCTTTCTAACCATTTTTAGAAGTATGTAACTTTTTGTTCACTGTGAACCTGTCCCCTTCCCTGTTTAAAAAACTTTTGTTTCCAAGCTTTCTCACTTTGTTTGAACACCTGATGTTATGTTAGCTTTGAAccactaaaaatgaaaatatggagAGGAGTTTGGTGGAGGGGAAGAACTGCGCTTCTTCCTGCTTGCTCTCTTTCCTGTTGTATTTGAATGTTTTATTCCTCTCTTAGCCTGACTATGGTGAGGGCAGTTTCCAGTCCTTCGCAGAGGCACGCAGGGTTATTCTGCTTAGCCTTTGTGGGTACCAGAATAACATTAAAAGGTACCTGAGTCATTTAACCtacctgcagagaaaaaaaaacacgtcaTCTTCCAAGAATTTTTGCAGCAGAGTGAGGGACTTAAAGTTCAACAGCCTCTATCCAGTACCCTGGGGTTGAtttgccctgtttttttttcctttgcatagTGGCACTCATTTCACAAATACCTTATGACTCTAGGTGGGGCTGCTAGTGCAATGGCCATTCACTTGGTTTAGGAAGCAGGGTCTGTGTGTGTCAGCACATGATACAGTAAATGCCTAGAGCTGGGTTTGGCCTGCATGGTGTGCTGCCATAGTGCTCCCTTCCTGATGCCTGTAGGAGGCTCGGTCACCTCAGAAACCACTGAATTTGTTTGTCACCATGCACTTCGGGGCTGCATGTTTACTTCTGGTTCTACCACATAGCACTGTCAATGCATAttcttccagtttttcttttagCACTAGAGTTGCCCATAGGAAGCAACTAACTAGAGGGACGATGCTTGGCACTTGGTGTGCCCAATCCTGGCTGCTTAGACTTTGTTTTAAAGACTTTTCTGGGCGATTGTGGAGAACTGACCTGCCATTTGAACCAAGTTACTGtactccatcccagccagtcCCAGTGCGCTGGGATATGCCTCATAATTATTTATGACTTTGTGTTATTGAGAAAGTAATGAAGGTGAGGTGGTTGATCTTCTCAGAGATGGCTGATATTAGTGGTTCTAGGTTTTCTCTTCCCTGAGCtatctttttctcctgtgactGATTATGTTCCTCCTGGCTTACAAGTGAGAATCTTTTCTGCTGGCTAGGTGTAAGGTACTGTAGTTTCCAAATGCTCTTAGTGTTTACATTGCAAAGTATCCTTATTTATAAATTGGAATTTTCAGTTTCAATTTTATACCTTACACTTAAATTTGAAACAGTAAACTTTAatattcatgtttaaaaatggaaaattctaTTACTTGATGTAATAAATGTTCGTGCTGAAGTTTTTAGAGGAATGTGGCATAGCGTTGGTCACCAGGTGGCACTGCTACATGCAGTCTTGCTACACAGTAATCCTCTGAGAGCATATCTGATAACGGGATAGGAAGTCCAGGTTTTCTTCTGTGCATAGCCTGTACCTGCGCTGTATATGTTTATAATTTCCATGCTACTTTTTACACTGTAGGGAAATAGTGTAGcttttttgttaattattaGAAAGATGAATGTAAAGATTTCCAGTGACACAAACAAAATTCAGCTCCTGAAGTGTAACACATACCTTACATTATATATTTGCAGTAGcttaaaacagtaatttttaaatatattgtcACTTCTGCATTCTGAGTTGCTCTTTAAACAGTATCATGTTATCTTTCTACTAGGGTCTATTATaggtttatatatttttccctatatacatatatgttatGTTTTTCTAGTTCAATATCTTGTTCATAGAGTAAGCACTGGCATTTCCCTGTCCTagattttcatgcattttaacCACTCTAACATTCTCCTTTTGATATTTGGTTTTGCAGCCTGCTCTTAAGTGTCTTTATGCTATATTGATTACACTCACTATATTCCTCAGCTACTCCAAGTGACCCCATTGCTTAATTCCCCTTTGAATTACCTCTGAATCTGAAAGACAATGTTGTGATGTTCTTGGTACTACTGAAGGTGCTGGAACTGTTTGTTTACCATTAAATGGGCCAGAATTTCATCACTTCTGCGTCTTAGGCAggttacaggattttttttcctattaaaaaaaaaaacttcatttaaGAACTAAGCCAAATCAAAGCAATACAGGCTTCCTACCCCCATGATGCTTCTGAACTGGCAAGTACTGAATGCTGCAGCCACACATGAAGCTTGAAGAAGGGTGTTAaagtttacatttaaaatgaggGATGGAAACGTGCCTCATGTGAATCACTGGTGTGCAGCACAGTCCTGCTTCTCACAGTTGGGAATATTAGAAAAAGAGATGTTCAGCAGTTGACAGAGTCAAGACAACAGATGTCAATTTACCTATGTGAGAGTcaaggaagatgaaaaagagGATTAAGGGGCTCccatctgttcttttttcttttccttttggcagCTACACTGCACTATTCTTGGTGTTGTGTCAGGACTACAAGTGTCCTGTAGTTTCATGGTGCTTTCTCTCACCAGACATACAGCTGAATTGTGAAGTTGCAGTAAGGAAGTACAGTGCAGAAATGGTGGTACGGTGTTGAAGTCTTAAGTGtatttgcatttgcttcttGAACAAATAAAATTTGTGACCTTTGAAACTGAAGTACTCTTGCCTTCCAAAGCATCTCTTTATTGTTTCTGTACTCTACTACACATCTGTTGGCCTTTCTAGCCTGTAGTGTATCCTTCATTGTAATATATTTGTGGAATACTGTCAAGAATTTCCTTTTAGCTTTGACACACAAATGACAAGAAATCCTGTCTTTCCATCTCTGGAGAGCTGAAGGTAACCAGGATCCCTTCCAAATTATAAAAAAGTAGTAGAGTTAATGGGCACATTCTGGGAGAGAAGTcagctccaccagcagctgTGGTAGTTCgtcattttttccctctaagtATATTACTGCAGTGGTCAGGGAGTAGCAGGGAAGTAAATATATCCtttatgtaaaagaaataaGTGGGAATATGGAAGTTCTTGTTGCAGAAGTTGTTCTGTCTTCTGCAATAACTAGCTTTGCAACTGGCCTGAGCTGCTAACAGCCAATGAATCAGCTCAACAACAGGGATTTAAGAAAGCTGATCTGATACTGTTTTTTGAGGGGGAtataaaccttaaaaaaaaaaagggggggggggaaaaaaagcaagcaactGCTAGTGGTTCCACTTGGAAAGCTGCTGTGGTTACATGTAAGTACACACCTGAGATTAGCGGGAAGTCAGAGGAATAACTAGAATGTACTTGGTCTGTATCACATAAAGAAACTCTGCAGAGAAACCTCACCGTAATAAGCATGTTATGctttaaatattgtaaaaaaaaatcttttttaaaagataaagtaAACCAGATTCCACACCAGATTCCAAGTCTGCTCTGTCAGCAAGATAACTCTGTTGGGATAactattaaatggaaaaaaaaaagacaaataagaattgagaaaataagaaacactGCTTTGTGGAgggcaaataaaataattgaaggCATTGTCTCTTTCAGTCAGTGTAATGTTAAATGGTGTATTGATACACTGAACACAGACATAAACATGGTAGGTTGCTTAAAGTTCTAGCGatgtttttgaaattttcagctAGGGATTGTTCTCTTATGAACTTTGCTCATTCCAGTTCCCCTAAATATATTTTGGAGTGGTTCCTATTGGCAGAACAAGTTATAATCTGTCATTACAATCAAAAAAGATTAGTAGTATttgagtaaaagaaaaaaaaacacctctcaggttaatttttcatcatttttattgtGAACAAATTATGTGCCTCCTGCTGTTGGCTTGTCTCTATGTGACCGTCTTACTCAAGCCTTTGGCAATCCATTTTAATCTATAACAATATCTATATATCCTGCAAAATACAtagtttttgttatttctaGTTATGTTTTGCACACTGAATAGAGGAGGCACCGGAGTTTTCTGTAGCAGCTAAAGCCTTGGTATTATGCCCAGACTTCTGAACTTTCTAATACtagaattttatttccaaagttaTTTCATTAGTGTCTTCAAATAAGACTGGGTGACttaaattaatgaaatgttttttaaaatctaaatgtCATTATCTTAGATCTTAGTGGTAGTGAAATTAAATTTGATTAGTTAAAAGTAATGCAAATACAGTCATGGACCTTGAAATGCCAGAGTTAAGTAGTTAAGTGCCAGCATTCTTAGAAAAGCAATAGGACAAGAATCAGTTCCAGTTATAGGGCATATTACTGAAATATTCTAGTCCAAGGTGGCTGAAGTTATGCATAAATTATAGGATTGTAAAATGAAGTCTACAGCTCctataataatttaatatttttctgcaattaaaaTGGTTGCTGAAAGCTTAAGAAGATAGGTAATTATGGCAATTAACAGTCTGATCATGTGAGATGCTGAGGTCTCTCCACTCCCAAAGAAATTACTGAAAACTGGTTGCTTGCCACTTTTCCAGGTTTAAATCCTTTAAAACTAAAGATGAAGTGTGATGATCCCAATAGGATAAATGAAATGGCTGCGTTGGTGGTGTCATGTACAGAAACAGTGCACATTATCAAGGTATTGTCTTAATGAACAAAACATCCTTGCTTTAATGAACAGAGGGAAAATATACTTAtctaaaatatctaaaattCAAGTTTCCAAAGTAGGATaggataaaaaatatttttctttactgatttCACTGATATTCTCCTGTTTTGTAATATCTTCTTCCCCCacctgtttttttaataaaatctcaaatctttattttttagtaCTCCATTGGCAAGCATACCAATTCCAAAATGTTCTGAGGCACTTAAGTTTAGCTAACTGTATCCATGTTTGGTCACTTCAGTAATACGCATTATTTTGTGAGACTGTGCATCTAATTTCTATTTAATCAACAGAATACAGTGGCAGGTGAACTACAACTTAAAAAGGCTGATTGGCTACTTGGTCAGACTGACCAAACATGTATTTGCAGCACATCAGTTGGTAAATATTGAGCACAATACTTAATCTACTTTGTATCTGCCAACAAAATTTTTACCTTGAATTTTACAATTTGGTTCAAGAAGCTTGgccaataatttaaaaaaaaaaaaaaaaaaggaattgaaaaCACTTGTGGCATCTCATCAGGGCTTTTATATGTCATGCCTCTACATGGATGCtgcatttatgcttttttttccatttgggaTGACATGGAGAGAAGCTGCCTTTTCATCAagaataaacacattttcaaagctCTGCAGATAAAGACTATGGGAAGTTGCGTTCTGAGTCCCAGCATTTCTGATTCCC comes from Anser cygnoides isolate HZ-2024a breed goose chromosome 1, Taihu_goose_T2T_genome, whole genome shotgun sequence and encodes:
- the COMMD6 gene encoding COMM domain-containing protein 6 isoform X1, with the translated sequence MAAGSAVVLARALEALDVGGAADKISLIPQDFFAELCEQIIQHLNHKIPGVNTVELCQRLRTSGIEISVGELAKITNVVSFLFSTAARNNLSTEDLVTTVGNAVSTLPKHAVQVIRHVWNEHSKSVSVSEDVGNMATAGQFVDIKWKLGVAMSSDTCRSLKYPYVTVTLKVADPSGQITDKTFEMTIPQFKNFFRQFKEMAAVLETV
- the COMMD6 gene encoding COMM domain-containing protein 6 isoform X2, which gives rise to MATAGQFVDIKWKLGVAMSSDTCRSLKYPYVTVTLKVADPSGQITDKTFEMTIPQFKNFFRQFKEMAAVLETV